One genomic window of Niveibacterium sp. SC-1 includes the following:
- a CDS encoding LysR family transcriptional regulator, with product MNLRGLDLNLLVILDALLDEAHVTRAADRLALSQPAASSALERCRHLFADPLLERVGRRMRLTPRAQALRAPLKEILAQVDGLVDRSPRALGQLSQVVRIAMADVPAAMVLPALHARLVESAPGVDLVVPPWYGSDAELAQLRSGEIDLALSVFPPLGAEFRRHELHRETYAVAMRKGHPAARSFDLERWLAYPHLLISGRGDRSGPLDDALARIGRQRRIGMVLPSFLIALPLLHSSDHIALLPRTCFAMSGAENLLMREPPLAVEGFPLHLAWHARRDQDPAVRHVAALLQDIIAGLVKTVERRARSRRSP from the coding sequence ATGAATCTTCGCGGACTCGACCTGAACCTGCTGGTGATTCTCGACGCGCTGCTCGACGAGGCTCACGTCACCCGCGCCGCCGATCGCCTCGCGCTGTCGCAGCCCGCGGCCAGCAGCGCGCTGGAACGCTGCCGTCATCTCTTTGCCGATCCGCTGCTCGAACGCGTCGGCCGCCGCATGCGGCTCACGCCACGGGCGCAGGCGCTGCGCGCGCCGCTCAAGGAGATCCTCGCGCAGGTCGATGGTCTGGTGGATCGCAGCCCGCGCGCCCTGGGCCAGCTCAGCCAGGTCGTGCGCATCGCCATGGCCGACGTGCCCGCCGCGATGGTCCTTCCGGCGCTGCATGCGCGGCTTGTCGAATCCGCGCCGGGCGTGGATCTGGTGGTGCCGCCCTGGTATGGCTCGGATGCCGAGCTTGCCCAGTTGCGCAGCGGCGAGATCGATCTCGCGCTCTCGGTCTTTCCGCCCCTGGGTGCCGAGTTCAGGCGCCATGAACTGCATCGCGAGACCTACGCGGTCGCGATGCGCAAGGGCCATCCCGCGGCCCGCAGTTTCGACCTCGAACGCTGGCTCGCCTACCCGCACCTGCTGATCTCGGGGCGCGGCGATCGCAGCGGGCCGCTGGACGACGCGCTCGCGCGCATTGGCCGCCAACGTCGCATCGGCATGGTGCTGCCGAGCTTCCTCATCGCCCTGCCCCTGCTGCACAGTTCCGACCATATCGCCCTGCTGCCGCGTACCTGCTTTGCCATGAGCGGGGCGGAGAACCTGCTGATGCGCGAGCCGCCACTGGCGGTGGAGGGCTTCCCGCTGCACCTCGCCTGGCATGCGCGCCGTGACCAGGATCCGGCCGTGCGCCATGTCGCAGCCCTGCTGCAGGACATCATCGCGGGGCTGGTGAAGACCGTGGAGCGCCGGGCCCGGTCGCGCCGCAGCCCGTAA
- a CDS encoding TAXI family TRAP transporter solute-binding subunit — protein MRRFVLALGSLVISTAALAAPQFINVLTGGTSGVYYPLGVGLTQIYGKALPEAKTSVQATKASVENLNLLQEGKGEVAFALGDSVSDAWKGNTEAGFKAPLKKLRAIAGIYSNYIQIIARTDAGIKTLADLKGKRVSVGAAKSGTELNTREILAAAGLSYKDMGKVEYLGYAESVELLKNRQLDATLQSSGLNAAFVKDLAASMDITLVAIPEDVAKKIPDAAYQPAVIPKGTYPKQDADVPTVAIRNLLVTSEAVPEDVVYKMTRAMFENLPQLAAAHSAAKNIDRATATEGLPIPLHPGAERYYKEVGVLK, from the coding sequence ATGCGCAGATTCGTCCTTGCACTCGGCAGCCTCGTCATTTCCACCGCCGCGCTCGCGGCGCCGCAGTTCATCAACGTGCTCACCGGCGGCACCAGCGGCGTGTATTACCCGCTGGGCGTGGGGCTGACCCAGATCTACGGCAAGGCACTGCCCGAGGCCAAGACCTCGGTGCAGGCGACGAAGGCCTCGGTGGAGAACCTCAACCTGCTGCAGGAAGGCAAGGGCGAGGTCGCCTTCGCCCTGGGCGATTCGGTGTCGGACGCCTGGAAGGGCAACACCGAGGCCGGCTTCAAGGCGCCGCTGAAGAAGCTGCGCGCCATCGCCGGCATCTATTCCAACTACATCCAGATCATCGCGCGCACCGACGCCGGCATCAAAACCCTGGCGGACTTGAAGGGCAAGCGCGTCTCGGTCGGTGCGGCCAAGTCGGGTACGGAACTGAACACGCGCGAGATCCTCGCCGCCGCCGGGCTCTCGTACAAGGACATGGGCAAGGTCGAGTACCTCGGCTACGCCGAGTCGGTCGAACTGCTCAAGAACCGCCAGCTCGACGCGACCCTGCAGTCCTCGGGCCTGAACGCGGCCTTCGTGAAGGACCTTGCGGCTTCGATGGACATCACCCTCGTCGCGATTCCGGAAGACGTGGCGAAGAAGATTCCCGACGCGGCCTACCAGCCGGCAGTGATTCCCAAGGGCACGTATCCCAAGCAGGACGCCGACGTGCCCACCGTGGCGATCCGCAACCTGCTCGTTACCAGCGAGGCGGTGCCCGAAGATGTCGTCTACAAGATGACCCGCGCGATGTTCGAGAACCTGCCCCAACTCGCCGCCGCGCACAGCGCGGCCAAGAACATCGATCGCGCCACGGCCACCGAAGGCCTGCCGATCCCGCTGCATCCGGGTGCGGAGCGCTACTACAAGGAAGTGGGCGTGCTGAAGTAG
- a CDS encoding NAD-dependent epimerase/dehydratase family protein: MDKAADTEMQGSETREPRTDFGGKVALFGAAGAIGQSIAAALRAAGRAYRVVGRSRAALERSFGADPLAEIVSWNPDDPASVRAAAEGIDTIVYLVGVDYWQFALHPQLMQKTVDGAIAVGVKHFILSGTVYPYGRPRSARVDEAHPREPHTYKGRMRKAQEDILLAAHARGEIRASVLRLPDFYGPGVDKSFLHEAFKAAVEGGTANLVGPLDRPHEFVFVPDVGPVLLRLAATPGAYGKVWHLGGAGVTSQQALIEEIERQSGHRLRRRVVGKGMLRVLGLFNPMLREMVEMHYLVTDPVILDDGALHRLLGDIPKTPYAEGVRRTLAAMLPAPALA; this comes from the coding sequence ATGGACAAGGCAGCGGACACGGAAATGCAGGGCAGCGAAACACGTGAGCCCCGCACCGACTTCGGTGGCAAGGTGGCCCTTTTCGGCGCCGCCGGCGCGATCGGCCAGAGCATTGCCGCGGCGCTGCGTGCGGCGGGTCGGGCGTATCGGGTGGTCGGACGTTCGCGGGCGGCCCTGGAGCGCAGCTTCGGCGCTGACCCCTTGGCGGAAATCGTGAGCTGGAACCCGGACGACCCGGCTTCGGTGCGTGCCGCCGCCGAAGGCATCGACACGATCGTCTATCTCGTCGGGGTCGATTACTGGCAGTTCGCGCTGCATCCGCAGCTGATGCAGAAGACCGTGGACGGCGCAATCGCCGTGGGTGTGAAGCACTTCATCCTGAGCGGCACCGTCTATCCCTACGGCCGGCCCCGCAGCGCACGGGTGGACGAGGCGCATCCGCGCGAACCGCACACCTACAAGGGCCGCATGCGCAAGGCGCAGGAAGACATCCTGCTGGCGGCGCACGCGCGCGGCGAGATCCGGGCCAGCGTGCTGCGCCTGCCGGATTTCTACGGCCCCGGCGTGGACAAGAGCTTCCTGCACGAGGCCTTCAAGGCGGCGGTGGAGGGCGGCACCGCCAACCTCGTCGGCCCGCTCGATCGTCCGCATGAATTCGTCTTCGTGCCCGACGTGGGGCCGGTGCTCCTGCGCCTTGCCGCCACGCCGGGGGCTTATGGCAAGGTCTGGCATCTGGGCGGCGCCGGGGTCACCAGCCAGCAGGCGCTGATCGAGGAAATCGAACGCCAGAGCGGACATCGGCTGCGTCGCCGCGTGGTCGGCAAGGGCATGTTGCGCGTCCTCGGGCTTTTCAATCCCATGCTGCGCGAGATGGTGGAGATGCACTACCTGGTGACCGATCCTGTGATCCTGGACGACGGCGCGCTACATCGCCTGCTGGGCGACATCCCCAAGACGCCCTATGCCGAAGGCGTGCGCCGGACCTTGGCGGCGATGCTGCCGGCTCCTGCCCTCGCCTGA
- a CDS encoding RNA polymerase sigma factor gives MASGVARHVELVNAARRGEPQALEHLLRAASPDIRRYARRHCLLSDVDDAVQESLIALTRHIRQLREVAAFAGWLARIVQRECRRLTRLVLRHESHDEATLAAWLAHSEDEALRIDLGTALAALPEHYREIVLLRDFAECSIEEIATQLGLSLAATKSRLHRARSLTRGFLLAGSGSPATG, from the coding sequence ATGGCGAGCGGGGTGGCGCGCCATGTGGAACTCGTGAATGCGGCCCGCCGGGGCGAGCCGCAGGCCCTGGAACATCTGCTGCGCGCCGCCAGCCCGGACATCCGGCGCTACGCGCGACGGCATTGCCTGCTCTCGGATGTGGACGACGCGGTGCAGGAGAGTCTCATCGCACTCACCCGCCACATCCGCCAGCTGCGCGAGGTGGCGGCCTTCGCTGGCTGGCTAGCGCGCATCGTGCAGCGGGAATGCCGTCGCCTCACCCGCCTCGTGCTGCGACATGAATCGCATGACGAAGCGACGCTCGCGGCCTGGCTCGCCCACAGCGAGGACGAGGCGTTGCGGATCGATCTCGGTACGGCACTCGCCGCGCTGCCCGAGCACTATCGCGAGATCGTGCTCCTGCGCGACTTTGCCGAGTGCTCGATCGAGGAGATCGCGACCCAACTCGGACTGAGCCTCGCCGCGACCAAGAGCCGTCTGCATCGCGCACGCAGCCTGACGCGCGGCTTCCTGCTCGCGGGCAGCGGATCGCCCGCCACCGGCTGA
- a CDS encoding DUF2892 domain-containing protein, producing the protein MLYAKNLGNPERIARALAGIALAATGAWLYGRTGALVGGVLGASFALTGMVGYCPACAVMGRKPR; encoded by the coding sequence ATGCTCTACGCAAAGAACCTCGGAAACCCCGAACGGATCGCCCGCGCGCTGGCGGGCATTGCGCTGGCCGCCACCGGCGCCTGGCTCTATGGCCGCACCGGCGCTCTGGTCGGTGGCGTGCTGGGGGCGAGCTTCGCCCTCACGGGCATGGTCGGCTACTGCCCGGCCTGCGCGGTGATGGGCCGCAAGCCACGCTGA
- a CDS encoding DUF1330 domain-containing protein yields MPKGYWIVRVDVTDPEQYQHYVAANAAAFSKYGARFLVRAGRSETMEGEARGRNVVLEFADYDTALACWKSPEYQHAIAQRVGACVIDLLVIEGYDGAQPA; encoded by the coding sequence ATGCCCAAGGGATACTGGATCGTGCGGGTCGACGTCACCGACCCCGAGCAATACCAGCACTACGTCGCGGCCAATGCGGCGGCCTTCAGCAAGTACGGCGCGCGCTTCCTGGTGCGCGCCGGACGCTCCGAGACCATGGAAGGCGAGGCCCGCGGCCGCAATGTGGTGCTGGAGTTTGCTGACTACGACACCGCGCTCGCCTGCTGGAAGTCGCCCGAGTACCAGCACGCCATCGCCCAGCGCGTCGGCGCCTGCGTGATCGACCTCCTGGTGATCGAAGGCTACGACGGAGCGCAGCCGGCCTGA
- a CDS encoding glycoside hydrolase family 5 protein has protein sequence MASLHSAYRKGVNLGGWLSQYGAGGAEHFARFITETDIGRIADWGMDHVRLPVDCTVLEEIEAPHKLIEAGFERIDECIRWCERAGLKLILDLHKAPGFSFDNLAANELFRSPALQARMLRLWKAIATRYADRYPAMVFELMNEVVLPDSAPWNTLIHEIVPAIHAIDPKRLVMVGGNHYNAVSELANLRRFDDPRVLYTFHFYEPLPFTHQGAHWVPELVAYGQVLDYPGPMEGLAAFLESTPSARERLGPFAGTSGDREELRRLLQPALDFMQAHQVPLYCGEFGVIETAPAGSRRRWHADIVALFNEYGIGRAVWSYKEMDFGLVDLRGKVRDPELVSIVARG, from the coding sequence ATGGCATCCCTACACAGCGCCTATCGAAAGGGCGTCAATCTCGGTGGCTGGCTCTCGCAGTACGGCGCAGGCGGCGCCGAGCACTTCGCCCGCTTCATCACCGAAACCGATATCGGCCGCATCGCCGACTGGGGCATGGACCATGTGCGCCTGCCGGTCGACTGCACCGTGCTCGAAGAGATCGAAGCGCCACACAAGCTGATCGAGGCCGGGTTCGAGCGCATCGATGAATGCATCCGCTGGTGCGAGCGGGCCGGGCTCAAGCTCATCCTCGACCTGCACAAGGCGCCCGGCTTCAGCTTCGACAACCTCGCCGCGAACGAGCTGTTCCGCTCGCCCGCCCTGCAGGCCCGCATGCTGCGGCTGTGGAAGGCGATCGCCACGCGTTACGCGGATCGCTATCCCGCGATGGTCTTCGAGCTCATGAACGAGGTCGTGCTGCCGGACAGCGCTCCCTGGAACACGCTGATCCACGAGATCGTCCCGGCGATCCATGCGATCGACCCCAAGCGCCTGGTGATGGTGGGCGGCAACCACTACAACGCGGTGAGCGAGCTCGCGAACCTGCGTCGCTTCGACGATCCGCGGGTGCTCTACACCTTCCACTTCTACGAGCCCCTGCCCTTTACCCACCAGGGCGCGCACTGGGTGCCCGAGCTGGTGGCCTACGGCCAGGTGCTGGACTATCCCGGCCCGATGGAAGGCCTAGCCGCCTTCCTTGAAAGCACGCCGAGCGCGCGCGAGCGACTGGGGCCCTTCGCCGGAACGAGTGGCGACCGCGAGGAACTGCGCCGCCTGCTACAGCCCGCGCTGGATTTCATGCAGGCGCACCAGGTGCCGCTCTACTGCGGCGAGTTCGGCGTGATCGAGACCGCCCCGGCAGGCTCGCGCCGCCGCTGGCACGCCGACATCGTGGCGCTCTTCAACGAGTACGGCATCGGCCGCGCCGTGTGGTCCTACAAGGAGATGGACTTCGGCCTCGTCGACCTGCGCGGCAAGGTGCGCGATCCGGAGCTCGTGAGCATCGTCGCGCGCGGCTGA
- a CDS encoding DUF202 domain-containing protein, producing MPISDSDPRVFFAAERTLLAWLRTGLTLMGFGFVIARFGLFLRLMSLQVAAPSHGPWSAVLGVAMVLVGAGVILLSSRQHGRYIATLAASDLPPRYARGFAIGTCLIVGLLGLVLAAYLGLTSF from the coding sequence ATGCCGATTTCCGACTCCGATCCCCGCGTCTTCTTCGCCGCCGAACGCACCCTGCTCGCCTGGTTGCGCACCGGGCTCACGCTGATGGGTTTCGGCTTCGTGATCGCGCGCTTCGGACTCTTCCTGCGGCTGATGAGCCTGCAGGTAGCGGCACCCTCGCACGGCCCCTGGTCGGCCGTGCTGGGTGTGGCGATGGTGCTGGTGGGCGCGGGCGTGATCCTCTTGTCCTCGCGCCAGCACGGCCGCTATATCGCGACCCTTGCGGCGAGCGATCTGCCGCCGCGCTATGCGCGCGGCTTCGCGATCGGGACCTGCCTGATCGTCGGCCTGCTGGGCCTGGTGCTCGCGGCCTACCTGGGACTCACGAGCTTCTGA
- a CDS encoding MFS transporter — translation MSLSDAQTRTTLRLVFLILLLDVMGISILWPVVAFIVREYSDSAIMLTLLTALYSAAQFFAAPAMGRFGDRWGRRPVLIASLVGSAVGYVLFGLGGALWVLMLSRLIDGITAGNQSVAAAVIADVSTRETRAKNFTLFGMAWGLGIIIGPALGAALGQWHLAAPAYLAGALSALAAIISLRVLPETLSEAHRDTRPLRWADLNPFTAIFELMRRPLLGRVLLVLCLFNFVFNGYNSTEGLYLLDRFHVQPWQIGTLLALAGFALASLQRVVPPLNARFGGRRVAIFAFFALAVCALATWLTPVFGGLYVVVTLRTAAAGLIFPTLGALMSSQVQPREQGVLMGVNAALTSAMTIFGPLWAGAVYDRVMPGAPYWMGAILLALTALVLIGLREPAARPSGPPAA, via the coding sequence ATGAGCCTGAGCGACGCCCAGACCCGTACAACCCTCAGACTGGTCTTCCTGATCCTGCTGCTCGATGTGATGGGCATCAGCATCCTGTGGCCGGTGGTGGCCTTCATCGTCCGCGAGTACAGCGACTCGGCGATCATGCTGACCTTGCTCACTGCGCTCTACTCGGCCGCCCAGTTCTTCGCCGCACCGGCAATGGGGCGCTTCGGCGACCGCTGGGGCCGGCGCCCGGTGCTGATCGCGAGCCTGGTCGGTTCGGCCGTGGGCTACGTGCTCTTCGGCCTGGGCGGTGCGCTGTGGGTCCTGATGCTCTCGCGCCTGATCGACGGGATCACCGCGGGCAACCAGTCGGTCGCGGCAGCCGTGATCGCGGATGTCTCCACCCGCGAAACCCGCGCGAAAAACTTCACCCTCTTCGGCATGGCCTGGGGTCTGGGCATCATCATCGGACCGGCCCTGGGTGCGGCACTCGGGCAGTGGCACCTGGCCGCGCCGGCCTACCTCGCGGGCGCGCTCTCGGCGCTCGCGGCGATCATCAGCTTGCGGGTCCTGCCCGAGACCTTGTCGGAAGCCCACCGCGACACGCGGCCCCTGCGCTGGGCCGACCTGAACCCCTTCACGGCGATCTTCGAGCTGATGCGCCGACCGCTGCTGGGCCGCGTACTGCTCGTACTGTGCCTCTTCAACTTCGTCTTCAATGGCTACAACAGCACCGAAGGCCTCTACCTGCTCGACCGCTTCCATGTGCAGCCCTGGCAGATCGGCACCCTGCTGGCCCTGGCCGGCTTCGCCCTGGCCAGCCTGCAGCGGGTGGTGCCGCCGCTCAACGCGCGTTTCGGCGGGCGCCGCGTGGCGATCTTCGCCTTTTTCGCCCTGGCGGTCTGCGCGCTGGCCACCTGGCTCACGCCGGTGTTTGGCGGGCTCTATGTCGTGGTGACGCTGCGCACCGCGGCGGCGGGCCTGATCTTCCCGACCCTGGGGGCGCTCATGTCCTCGCAGGTGCAGCCGCGCGAGCAGGGCGTGCTGATGGGCGTGAATGCGGCGCTCACCAGTGCGATGACCATCTTCGGCCCGCTCTGGGCCGGTGCCGTGTATGACCGCGTGATGCCGGGCGCACCCTACTGGATGGGCGCCATCCTGCTGGCGCTGACCGCGCTGGTGCTGATCGGCCTGCGCGAACCGGCCGCACGGCCCAGCGGCCCGCCCGCCGCCTGA